Within Bactrocera oleae isolate idBacOlea1 chromosome 6, idBacOlea1, whole genome shotgun sequence, the genomic segment AATGCCAATGTGCGCTACCAATAAGTTTCCCATTAATGCGGGATCAAGGTCTTGGCGTGCTCGCGTGgaagtatttatacatatttatatatgtagttataatgtacctacatatatgttcAGCCGAGCGCTTGCACAGTAGAACAAGAGGTGTATAAAATTGCTAATTACACTTGAAAAGTTTGCCAAAGGCTTGTGGGTTTCATGTTAGTTGCGATTAATCGTAAGCATGCATACGATGTATGGTTGCGCTGTTAGAGCGCATCGATCTTCATCATCTTATCCTGCTTACTGTTCCTTCGTGCAGCGCTCGTAAGCCTCAATGTCACACTTTTCTACCAACACCCACAGCAACTACATTATTTTTGTCTGTAGGATCTGccgaaattcaaaaatatcagCACAACTGCTATACGAGTATCTACGGCCACAGCCTGCGGTTTCACATTTTGTCGATCGTAAATTTATTGCCGCATAACCAGCTCGTATTTCCCTAGCATATAGCCCAACTGAGATCGCTTTATAGCTCAGTGCTTTAAAGCGTTTGCGGTTTTGTTCAACACAATGTGCATTGTCTCAGGCGGTTGTGGCACGCTGCGGCGCCGAACGGTCGTTCGGTTGTTCGTTTTGTTATTGAGCGTGATGTCATACACGCTTGTGAAGTGCGCATGAAAATTCGCATATGTGCCCAATATGCGCTTAGATACAATATATCGTATAAATCGTGTATCTGTTTTGTTGTAAGGTTAACCGCAGAAGAGATCATAAAAGACTTTGCTGAACgccgaaaatatattttgaaatgttaaatggaattttgcatatttattcaTTAATCCTGTCTATCGTCAATTTAAAGATCTATTGTATTAAGTGaggaattaaattgaaaaaaatgtttaaataagttCTAAATATACTTGTGACTTGTAGCTTTTAAGACTTACTTATACTTACTTGTAGTATCTGAATTTGAGAatacttttttgtaattttatcacTAGTTCTTGGAATTTGAACTTCGTACTAGCAGTTAACATATTACGGTATAATACTGCAGTAAACTCTTAAACATATAACGGATGCATATTTTAGTAATATCTTTAAAGTTAGTACGATTATGGTATTATAAAGAATTATGATCTTAAATAAGCTTCGAATATATCGCGCAGACCGGTCTTGCtagctaatttcaaaaaaaaaaattataaaaaaatatatcataatagttgtatgtatttttaattacatacttTTATATTCCCCATCATTGCTTTCTGCCCTCCGCGAGctacacaaaattattttattcaccCTAACCTCAATTGTGTGCCATAACTACCGGCATCAATTAAAACATGCTGTTTTACCATTTCTGCTCCATTGTTATTgtcatgaaatttattttatataaaatattttccatacaacACACATATCGTGACTACCAcgttatatatacgtatatatagcATGCAAAAATCTGCGATTACATTTGTGGCAGTGTTGCGCGCAATCGTGATTTATCGCTTGGAAAGTTATGTTGTTTCGTAATGATTAATTGACTAAAATATGCACAGGGGTACATACAAGTGCCGTTGTATGGCGAAAAAGTGGTTTTTAGTAACTATAAATACTGTTCAATGCGCTGCAGGTTTGACTTAAATGTGCAATAAATTTCTGGTTTAGAGGATTATCTTGTAGTGATAGATTAAATATATGCCATACAATGTAGATCCTGTTCAAATAAATGAAGGCAAATTTAATAGAATTGCTGAGAATGTACTGTGTGCTAAAGTTATGGCCAATACAAATGCATTTTGATACAAATATCTgttcgattttaatttctttaggtggagctttgaaaaatttgctatataaaatatagaatatttattagttatacgcgtataatttcaaaaacattaaaaaatgaaaGAGCTTGATTGGTTCTACATAGTAGTCGTAAAGGAGATTTATTTTAAACGTTGATATACAGgctggttgaaaagtttctgcgctcgataTGAAAAACTACAGAGCCGTACTGttagtacgaaatatattttttttattcaatataatctcccttaacttcaatacacttattccaatgatactccaataattttatgccatcgcTAAAATGACTTTCCGGAGGCTCTGCAAAATACCGATCTACGGCTGTCATACTTGTAgcttcttcatttgacgagaaacgctttccacgaagcaatTGTTTCAGGTTACTGAAAAGCTAGTAATCGCTGGGAGCCAAagctggtgaatacggtggatgctcaagcagttcgtactttaattcgttgaattttgtcattgttaaaacaattttgtgagCAAGTGCATTGTCTggttgaaaaatgattttttgtgctgcaaaccagatcgtttctcacgaatttttccATCCAGCTGattcaaaaggctgcaataatattcagagttgattattttacctttctgcagataatcaatcaacaaaattccttttgcatcccaacaAACTACAGCCATAACTgatctttgctgatcgttgtaaCTCCACTTGCTTTGCAGCTAAACAACAAGCTTCATTCCAACGTAAACGTTCTGGTTTCAATTtatgatcatggtggtagatccaagtctagTCTAGTAGAAGTAAACTAGTCAAAAACTAGTAGAAGTAAAGCACAGTTTTAGGCGAATTGTCCTATGCAGTTAACAGCCTTAGTGTGTTTGGAATTCTCAAATGGTTTATGGAACATAGATAGAAACGATAACCAGAAAAGACAGTATACTCCCCGTTGATTACTCTATTAAAGGAATATTGTAATCTAGAGGCCTGAATTTCAGACAATTTTTGAAGTGTTTTAAAAACaggcaattcatatttttactatcaattttttattagtgATTTATAAACACtacaaaaatacagaaaaaaatcaaacaacaaaaaaagttcgaaatttcaaaaactagcAGCTGATAAAATAGGGGGTTACAAAAAATTGGCCTGTGACTATAACCAGGATTTCAATGCTCCTAGTAATCTGaagcccaaaaacaaaacaatatattaaTCTTTAATAATATCGCACTGTCTGGAACTAaggaaaattagaaatttttttttttacgaaatggcGACttctgcaaaacaaaaaacatttttttaccacttttttgactatttcgaattttttaaaaatagtataaattaaaatttgtgtagTACCGGTAGTTGCAACGACACTCTAACTAACGTCTATAACTTTGAAAATAGTTTGAGTTTTAAGACATATTTTTAGAGAGAGATTTTTGAATATCCAAACTGTCAAAATAtgtcagaaattttttttacatattttaaaatttctacacTACACTCTATTTTAAGGCTTATAtacacttgcaagtcagaaaatagcgctttttgcgaaattttttccagagctattttatttaataaatatatttaaaatatgcgtTTTTACAGTAGTTTATGTACTGAAATAATCgctgattaatttttaaaaatattcgataTTCTTGCTAGCATAGGTGATCTGCaggaggacctccgaaaaaTATTGTCTGACGTTGAGcaagatttttttgctttaaatcgTCTGAAATTTAAAAACCAATACGGTTTATTATtgccaaaaattaatacaagtaaTGTTAGAAGGACCAGTCAAAATCTTGCTTTTAAACGAATTGGCGGCTTCTCAAAAAAAGTCGTTCTTTTTGCAAAACTTTGCAGtttagagtggcttaaaaatttCGTAATCTTATTTGTTCCATTTTtaactgacaaatatatctaagaaggtcgtgtaTTCAAGCGGAATAGTCCAGTTGTTTTGGAGCAACTATTTTCATTGACCCTTAGAAcgttgtttcgagaaaaacgtgtttaaatttTGGTAGCCCATTAcacaagttaaaaaattcttatatatacgcccatatctccgaaactatttgcggATCAACTACAAATTTTCGAAGAGTATTCACGAATACATATATTTCCGATATGCAAAAGTTAaaccgattttttgaaattcacaagtagaTCTAAGGCTTTAAATTCCTATAACTTAACTATATCCATCgagtaaaagaaaaatataatatattttaggtTAGGCTTATAATACGgcctttttttttgctaaaataattactttaataTAAGTGTCTGatttgtttgatattttctttcaaataattattattctAACCTAACTTAATACCTTATGCTCTCTCTCTTATTTTACAGAAACAATTCTTTCAATCACGTTAGAGGGACACAGTTTTGTACCAGCAGACAACAACCACAAACTGGCAAGCGATTTTCAAttccaaaacaacaacaacgatctttgaaaaaacatttcatgAAAAGCGAAAGATTTTAACTTtagacacaaaaacaacaattttggaCTAAGAGTAAAGATTTTTAGCgagaacataaaaaaataacaattagaGTGTAAagtcaaatgaaataaaataataaacatataaaactcATTTAACACAGaggtgaaaaaaataataaaacttttgcaGCAAAGCGTAagctttaatataaaaaaacaacgtTTGAGGAAAAAGTCAATAAAGCGCGATAATTACATAAGAGAATCttgcaataaaagtaaaaacccAACAAAATATGAGTAACCGCttgaaaacaacaaacacaagaacaacaacagtaataacTGAGCACATCAACCAGGTGTATTGAAGAACGTAGTGCTACCAAAAGAGTAATGAGCGCAATAACGGTGAATCACAAGCCAATGAAGagcattatttaaaacaaaatatacaataacaacaaaatcagTTAATAAAAAGAAGTTGAGAAGTTAAAGTATATTGAATGAGAACGGTCAAAATGGGCCTTGAAGAGCAATAACAACACAACGTGTAATTGCAACACTAAAATATACCGTTAAATTAACGAAATCAACGCCAAAGGTGTGAAACTCTCCACACAAATAGGCAACTCCCAAAAGCTTTACAAAACCACGCTTAAATTCATTACACCACGTAGGGAGGAGCAACAATcacaatacacacacacccacacactcCTTCCTCCAGCGACATGGCGATCAATTTCTCCGCATCTTTTGCGGCTTGTATCGCCGCTGGACTGAAGGTACCGCGACAAATAATGTATTGCATCACGCAAGACACCGGGCAGCCCTATGTGCTGTACAAGGACTCACAGGATGGTGAACGCAATCCGGCCGCGATTGGCGGTTCGGCCGCGCAGTGGGGCAGCGAAATGTATCCGGGCATACAACAGCAGGCACAGCAACATTtgcaagcgcaacaacaacagaatgGACAAAACCCAGCCGCACAGATAGCGAGTGCCGCGCAAGCAGCTGCCGCGGCGGTggcgcaacaacagcagcagcagcaacagcaacaaggcCAGCAGCCGCAAAGTCCCACAGGCGATCCGCGCGAGAATGGCGGCGATGGCGTTGGGCGACAGCAAGGCTCGCCCTCGACAAGTCCATATCCGCCGCAACAGCGCGTCAACGGCGGTGGGCCACCCGACGATGATGTCACCATGAATCAGGTTGGTAACTGAACAGCTGCTTAGCAGTTGTAACGtaagctttaaatatttatgatattaataatttatatggtaAATTTACTTGCAGGTCGCCAACCTACAGGCCAGCCAGCAGCAGAACTCGGCGCAATCCAATCCAAACCAAAGCAACAATGACCCGCAACAACACCAGAGCTCGGGCCGCGATGGCGGCACGGGGAATCCACAACAACAGCACGTACAGAATGGCGGTCCCACGCAACCGGGTCAACCTAACGATAACTTCCAAACGCCGCAGGGCGGTGAACTCGGCGGCTACTATGCGCCACGTCATCCAACGCCACAAGGCGCAATGCTACCGCCACCCGGCTTTCCGGCACTACACTATCTCAACAAGCCCGTATTGCCCGGCATGGCGAACGCAATGGAACAGAATGGCGGTCTCGAGGGTTATGCCATGCCCGAGCTGCTGCCCGGCGGTGCTGGCGGCGGTGGTGATCAACAAGGCAATAATGGTCAGCAGAATGGCGGCGCTGGCGGTAATGGTGGCAATGCACACAATGGCGGCGCAAATGGCAGCGGTGAAGGTGCAGTCGGTGCTACAGGTGGTGCCGGCAATGGCGCCGGTACTGGCACAGGTGGCGGTGGTACTGGCACAGGTACCGGCACCGGCAGCGGTCGCGGACGTCATCCAAATCCCAATAAACCGCCAAAACCGCACAGCGATTTGCGTTTGTTCAAGTGTTTGACCTGCGGCAAAGATTTCAAACAGAAGAGCACACTACTACAGCACGATCGCATACATACCGATGCGCGTCCATATCCATGTTCGGAGTGCGGCAAACGTTTCCGTCAACAATCGCATCTGACACAACATTTACGCATACATGCCAACGAGAAACCGTTCACATGCGGCTATTGTTCGCGCAGCTTCCGTCAGCGGGCGATACTCAACCAACATATACGCATCCATTCGGGTGAGAAGCCCTACGCATGCCCAGAGTGCGGCAAGCACTTTCGCCAGAAGGCCATCCTCAATCAACATGTGCGCACCCACCAAGGCGAGCGACAGTTATTGAAACAATTGAACAAATTGCAAATTTGCAGAATTTGATTATTTAGGCAGAGGCAGTGATacagatacacacacacacagttttattcatattcatgtgtagttacatatacatacatacagctaGTCAGCTAGTCGAGGCACAAGCTTCAATTTTGCATAGTAGAGCTGCAACGCA encodes:
- the jim gene encoding uncharacterized protein jim isoform X6, whose product is MAINFSASFAACIAAGLKVPRQIMYCITQDTGQPYVLYKDSQDGERNPAAIGGSAAQWGSEMYPGIQQQAQQHLQAQQQQNGQNPAAQIASAAQAAAAAVAQQQQQQQQQQGQQPQSPTGDPRENGGDGVGRQQGSPSTSPYPPQQRVNGGGPPDDDVTMNQVANLQASQQQNSAQSNPNQSNNDPQQHQSSGRDGGTGNPQQQHVQNGGPTQPGQPNDNFQTPQGGELGGYYAPRHPTPQGAMLPPPGFPALHYLNKPVLPGMANAMEQNGGLEGYAMPELLPGGAGGGGDQQGNNGQQNGGAGGNGGNAHNGGANGSGEGAVGATGGAGNGAGTGTGGGGTGTGTGTGSGRGRHPNPNKPPKPHSDLRLFKCLTCGKDFKQKSTLLQHDRIHTDARPYPCSECGKRFRQQSHLTQHLRIHANEKPFTCGYCSRSFRQRAILNQHIRIHSGEKPYACPECGKHFRQKAILNQHVRTHQDVSPNLIFKNGPHPTLWPQDVPYPGDETDTKNDIAGGSGYHDEDSQGTPDGSGGIHYPSYFKDNKGNKNWQKILPDVLQHIGVRPANMPLYVRCPICDKEFKQKTTLLQHGCIHIESRPYPCPECGKRFRQQSHLTQHLRIHTNEKPFGCLYCPRFFRQRTILNQHIRIHTGEKPYKCAQCGKDFRQKAILDQHTRTHQGDRPFCCPMPNCRRRFATENEVTKHIDNHMNPNTTKRPRQSNTNNPNAANANNPNANSHAAAAAAAAAANHLMNETKNAAQQFLNNNNPAAAGGDNKANILPRAMAAVQNAAVQQSVVKNELYFPQCYGPPFQQTFQTQGQPTAAHSGGAASQPPVNVTVPNSVAPGVVVQQNTPTSVVAQ
- the jim gene encoding myeloid zinc finger 1 isoform X5, translated to MAINFSASFAACIAAGLKVPRQIMYCITQDTGQPYVLYKDSQDGERNPAAIGGSAAQWGSEMYPGIQQQAQQHLQAQQQQNGQNPAAQIASAAQAAAAAVAQQQQQQQQQQGQQPQSPTGDPRENGGDGVGRQQGSPSTSPYPPQQRVNGGGPPDDDVTMNQVANLQASQQQNSAQSNPNQSNNDPQQHQSSGRDGGTGNPQQQHVQNGGPTQPGQPNDNFQTPQGGELGGYYAPRHPTPQGAMLPPPGFPALHYLNKPVLPGMANAMEQNGGLEGYAMPELLPGGAGGGGDQQGNNGQQNGGAGGNGGNAHNGGANGSGEGAVGATGGAGNGAGTGTGGGGTGTGTGTGSGRGRHPNPNKPPKPHSDLRLFKCLTCGKDFKQKSTLLQHDRIHTDARPYPCSECGKRFRQQSHLTQHLRIHANEKPFTCGYCSRSFRQRAILNQHIRIHSDVSPNLIFKNGPHPTLWPQDVPYPGDETDTKNDIAGGSGYHDEDSQGTPDGSGGIHYPSYFKDNKGQKILPDVLQHIGVRPANMPLYVRCPICDKEFKQKTTLLQHGCIHIESRPYPCPECGKRFRQQSHLTQHLRIHTNEKPFGCLYCPRFFRQRTILNQHIRIHTGEKPYKCAQCGKDFRQKAILDQHTRTHQGDRPFCCPMPNCRRRFATENEVTKHIDNHMNPNTTKRPRQSNTNNPNAANANNPNANSHAAAAAAAAAANHLMNETKNAAQQFLNNNNPAAAGGDNKANILPRAMAAVQNAAVQQSVVKNELYFPQCYGPPFQQTFQTQGQPTAAHSGGAASQPPVNVTVPNSVAPGVVVQQNTPTSVVAQ
- the jim gene encoding uncharacterized protein jim isoform X1 codes for the protein MAINFSASFAACIAAGLKVPRQIMYCITQDTGQPYVLYKDSQDGERNPAAIGGSAAQWGSEMYPGIQQQAQQHLQAQQQQNGQNPAAQIASAAQAAAAAVAQQQQQQQQQQGQQPQSPTGDPRENGGDGVGRQQGSPSTSPYPPQQRVNGGGPPDDDVTMNQVANLQASQQQNSAQSNPNQSNNDPQQHQSSGRDGGTGNPQQQHVQNGGPTQPGQPNDNFQTPQGGELGGYYAPRHPTPQGAMLPPPGFPALHYLNKPVLPGMANAMEQNGGLEGYAMPELLPGGAGGGGDQQGNNGQQNGGAGGNGGNAHNGGANGSGEGAVGATGGAGNGAGTGTGGGGTGTGTGTGSGRGRHPNPNKPPKPHSDLRLFKCLTCGKDFKQKSTLLQHDRIHTDARPYPCSECGKRFRQQSHLTQHLRIHANEKPFTCGYCSRSFRQRAILNQHIRIHSGEKPYACPECGKHFRQKAILNQHVRTHQDVSPNLIFKNGPHPTLWPQDVPYPGDETDTKNDIAGGSGYHDEDSQGTPDGSGGIHYPSYFKDNKGNKNWQKILPDVLQHIGVRPANMPLYVRCPICDKEFKQKTTLLQHGCIHIESRPYPCPECGKRFRQQSHLTQHLRIHTNEKPFGCLYCPRFFRQRTILNQHIRIHTGEKPYKCAQCGKDFRQKAILDQHTRTHQVGDRPFCCPMPNCRRRFATENEVTKHIDNHMNPNTTKRPRQSNTNNPNAANANNPNANSHAAAAAAAAAANHLMNETKNAAQQFLNNNNPAAAGGDNKANILPRAMAAVQNAAVQQSVVKNELYFPQCYGPPFQQTFQTQGQPTAAHSGGAASQPPVNVTVPNSVAPGVVVQQNTPTSVVAQ
- the jim gene encoding myeloid zinc finger 1 isoform X3, which produces MAINFSASFAACIAAGLKVPRQIMYCITQDTGQPYVLYKDSQDGERNPAAIGGSAAQWGSEMYPGIQQQAQQHLQAQQQQNGQNPAAQIASAAQAAAAAVAQQQQQQQQQQGQQPQSPTGDPRENGGDGVGRQQGSPSTSPYPPQQRVNGGGPPDDDVTMNQVANLQASQQQNSAQSNPNQSNNDPQQHQSSGRDGGTGNPQQQHVQNGGPTQPGQPNDNFQTPQGGELGGYYAPRHPTPQGAMLPPPGFPALHYLNKPVLPGMANAMEQNGGLEGYAMPELLPGGAGGGGDQQGNNGQQNGGAGGNGGNAHNGGANGSGEGAVGATGGAGNGAGTGTGGGGTGTGTGTGSGRGRHPNPNKPPKPHSDLRLFKCLTCGKDFKQKSTLLQHDRIHTDARPYPCSECGKRFRQQSHLTQHLRIHANEKPFTCGYCSRSFRQRAILNQHIRIHSDVSPNLIFKNGPHPTLWPQDVPYPGDETDTKNDIAGGSGYHDEDSQGTPDGSGGIHYPSYFKDNKGNKNWQKILPDVLQHIGVRPANMPLYVRCPICDKEFKQKTTLLQHGCIHIESRPYPCPECGKRFRQQSHLTQHLRIHTNEKPFGCLYCPRFFRQRTILNQHIRIHTGEKPYKCAQCGKDFRQKAILDQHTRTHQVGDRPFCCPMPNCRRRFATENEVTKHIDNHMNPNTTKRPRQSNTNNPNAANANNPNANSHAAAAAAAAAANHLMNETKNAAQQFLNNNNPAAAGGDNKANILPRAMAAVQNAAVQQSVVKNELYFPQCYGPPFQQTFQTQGQPTAAHSGGAASQPPVNVTVPNSVAPGVVVQQNTPTSVVAQ
- the jim gene encoding uncharacterized protein jim isoform X2; the protein is MAINFSASFAACIAAGLKVPRQIMYCITQDTGQPYVLYKDSQDGERNPAAIGGSAAQWGSEMYPGIQQQAQQHLQAQQQQNGQNPAAQIASAAQAAAAAVAQQQQQQQQQQGQQPQSPTGDPRENGGDGVGRQQGSPSTSPYPPQQRVNGGGPPDDDVTMNQVANLQASQQQNSAQSNPNQSNNDPQQHQSSGRDGGTGNPQQQHVQNGGPTQPGQPNDNFQTPQGGELGGYYAPRHPTPQGAMLPPPGFPALHYLNKPVLPGMANAMEQNGGLEGYAMPELLPGGAGGGGDQQGNNGQQNGGAGGNGGNAHNGGANGSGEGAVGATGGAGNGAGTGTGGGGTGTGTGTGSGRGRHPNPNKPPKPHSDLRLFKCLTCGKDFKQKSTLLQHDRIHTDARPYPCSECGKRFRQQSHLTQHLRIHANEKPFTCGYCSRSFRQRAILNQHIRIHSGEKPYACPECGKHFRQKAILNQHVRTHQDVSPNLIFKNGPHPTLWPQDVPYPGDETDTKNDIAGGSGYHDEDSQGTPDGSGGIHYPSYFKDNKGQKILPDVLQHIGVRPANMPLYVRCPICDKEFKQKTTLLQHGCIHIESRPYPCPECGKRFRQQSHLTQHLRIHTNEKPFGCLYCPRFFRQRTILNQHIRIHTGEKPYKCAQCGKDFRQKAILDQHTRTHQGDRPFCCPMPNCRRRFATENEVTKHIDNHMNPNTTKRPRQSNTNNPNAANANNPNANSHAAAAAAAAAANHLMNETKNAAQQFLNNNNPAAAGGDNKANILPRAMAAVQNAAVQQSVVKNELYFPQCYGPPFQQTFQTQGQPTAAHSGGAASQPPVNVTVPNSVAPGVVVQQNTPTSVVAQ
- the jim gene encoding myeloid zinc finger 1 isoform X4, which encodes MAINFSASFAACIAAGLKVPRQIMYCITQDTGQPYVLYKDSQDGERNPAAIGGSAAQWGSEMYPGIQQQAQQHLQAQQQQNGQNPAAQIASAAQAAAAAVAQQQQQQQQQQGQQPQSPTGDPRENGGDGVGRQQGSPSTSPYPPQQRVNGGGPPDDDVTMNQVANLQASQQQNSAQSNPNQSNNDPQQHQSSGRDGGTGNPQQQHVQNGGPTQPGQPNDNFQTPQGGELGGYYAPRHPTPQGAMLPPPGFPALHYLNKPVLPGMANAMEQNGGLEGYAMPELLPGGAGGGGDQQGNNGQQNGGAGGNGGNAHNGGANGSGEGAVGATGGAGNGAGTGTGGGGTGTGTGTGSGRGRHPNPNKPPKPHSDLRLFKCLTCGKDFKQKSTLLQHDRIHTDARPYPCSECGKRFRQQSHLTQHLRIHANEKPFTCGYCSRSFRQRAILNQHIRIHSDVSPNLIFKNGPHPTLWPQDVPYPGDETDTKNDIAGGSGYHDEDSQGTPDGSGGIHYPSYFKDNKGQKILPDVLQHIGVRPANMPLYVRCPICDKEFKQKTTLLQHGCIHIESRPYPCPECGKRFRQQSHLTQHLRIHTNEKPFGCLYCPRFFRQRTILNQHIRIHTGEKPYKCAQCGKDFRQKAILDQHTRTHQVGDRPFCCPMPNCRRRFATENEVTKHIDNHMNPNTTKRPRQSNTNNPNAANANNPNANSHAAAAAAAAAANHLMNETKNAAQQFLNNNNPAAAGGDNKANILPRAMAAVQNAAVQQSVVKNELYFPQCYGPPFQQTFQTQGQPTAAHSGGAASQPPVNVTVPNSVAPGVVVQQNTPTSVVAQ